The Acomys russatus chromosome 3, mAcoRus1.1, whole genome shotgun sequence genome has a window encoding:
- the LOC127209359 gene encoding histone H2B type 1-K — protein sequence MPEPAKSAPAPKKGSKKAVTKAQKKDGKKRKRSRKESYSVYVYKVLKQVHPDTGISSKAMGIMNSFVNDIFERIASEASRLAHYNKRSTITSREIQTAVRLLLPGELAKHAVSEGTKAVTKYTSAK from the coding sequence ATGCCTGAGCCCGCGAAGTCCGCGCCCGCCCCGAAAAAGGGCTCCAAGAAGGCCGTGACCAAGGCGCAGAAGAAGGACGGCAAGAAGCGCAAGCGCAGCCGCAAGGAGAGCTACTCCGTGTACGTGTACAAGGTGCTGAAGCAGGTGCACCCCGACACGGGCATCTCGTCCAAGGCCATGGGCATCATGAACTCGTTCGTCAACGACATCTTCGAGCGCATCGCCAGCGAGGCGTCGCGCCTGGCGCACTACAACAAGCGCTCGACCATCACGTCGCGGGAGATCCAGACGGCCGTGCGCCTGCTGCTGCCCGGGGAGCTGGCCAAGCACGCCGTGTCGGAGGGCACTAAGGCCGTCACCAAGTACACCAGTGCCAAGTAG
- the LOC127209244 gene encoding histone H2A type 1-H, with the protein MSGRGKQGGKARAKAKTRSSRAGLQFPVGRVHRLLRKGNYSERVGAGAPVYLAAVLEYLTAEILELAGNAARDNKKTRIIPRHLQLAIRNDEELNKLLGRVTIAQGGVLPNIQAVLLPKKTESHHKAK; encoded by the coding sequence ATGTCTGGACGTGGTAAGCAAGGAGGCAAGGCTCGCGCCAAGGCCAAGACGCGCTCGTCCCGCGCCGGCCTGCAGTTCCCCGTGGGCCGCGTGCACCGCCTGCTGCGCAAGGGCAACTACTCGGAGCGGGTGGGCGCCGGCGCCCCGGTCTACCTGGCGGCCGTGCTGGAGTACCTGACGGCCGAGATCCTGGAGCTGGCCGGCAACGCGGCCCGCGACAACAAGAAGACGCGCATCATCCCGCGCCACCTGCAGCTGGCCATCCGCAACGACGAGGAGCTCAACAAGCTGCTGGGCCGCGTCACCATTGCGCAGGGCGGCGTCCTGCCCAACATCCAGGCCGTGCTGCTGCCCAAGAAGACCGAGAGCCACCACAAGGCTAAATGA